The Lycium barbarum isolate Lr01 chromosome 9, ASM1917538v2, whole genome shotgun sequence genome has a segment encoding these proteins:
- the LOC132610352 gene encoding uncharacterized protein LOC132610352 isoform X4 — MERHLLLLSQSLFEYIDMYNGDHTVKIIDCQSGKCLKVLSGHRRTPWVVRFHPLYSEILASGSLDHEVRLWDAKTAECIGSRDFYRPIASIAFHAQGEVLAVASGHKLYMWHYNRRGEASSPAIVLKTRRSLRAVHFHPHGAPFLLTAEVNDLDSSDSSMTLATSPGNLRYPPPTVYLTDAHSTYRSASANELPIMSLPFMIWPSNARGDPRLPLQQSNADMGSDSTQNRADTSASVRLLTYSTPSGQYELLLSPIDPTLSPAREAQTGSSVRDTENASHPVIDPMETDVPAEERNNQFFPFSDPAYWELPFLQGWLIGQSQAGRRAIHPEHSGATNSVSAYGEVEHPPAVPAVISNSNHPRSGRSGSRHRSSRSRAIPVAGSSDSAAPINIVHDESDSQAFMSRFQSEIATSLTAAAASELPCTVKLRVWPYDVKAPCAPLDAEKCRLIIPHAVLCSEMGAHFSPCGRFLAACVACILPNMEADPGFHGQFRHDAATSPTRHPIAAHRVMYELRIYSLEEATFGSVLVSRAIRAAHCLTSIQFSPTSEHLLLAYGRRHGSLLKSIVIDGDTTVPVYTILEVYRVSDMELVRVLPSAEDEVNVACFHPLVGGGLVYGTKEGKLRILQFDKSNGLDGTVSCFPDEDMLEVSTYALEG, encoded by the exons ATGGAAAGACACTTGCTTCTACTCAGTCAGTCTCTCTTTGAATACATAGACATGTACAA TGGAGATCACACGGTAAAGATAATTGATTGCCAAAGCGGGAAATGCTTAAAGGTGTTAAGTGGACATCGCAGGACTCCTTGGGTG GTTCGTTTCCATCCACTGTACTCTGAGATACTTGCAAGTGGAAGTTTGGACCATGAAGTTCGTTTATGGGATGCAAAAACTGCCGAGTGTATAGGATCGCGTGATTTTT ACCGTCCTATAGCATCCATTGCCTTCCATGCCCAAGGGGAAGTTCTCGCTGTTGCTTCAGGGCACAAG CTTTATATGTGGCACTACAACAGAAGAGGGGAGGCATCTTCTCCAGCTATTGTACTAAAGACAAGACGTTCACTTCGTGCTGTGCATTTCCACCCACATGGCGCACCATTTCTCTTAACAGCTGAG GTCAATGATCTGGACTCATCAGATTCGTCAATGACGCTTGCAACTTCTCCCGGTAACTTGCGGTACCCTCCTCCTACTGTGTATTTGACAGATGCTCACTCCACTTATCGATCTGCTTCAGCAAATGAACTACCCATCATGTCTCTACCATTCATGATTTGGCCATCAAACGCTAGAGGTGATCCTAGATTGCCTTTGCAGCAGAGCAATGCAGACATGGGTTCTGACAGTACACAGAACAGAGCAGACACTTCTGCATCTGTCCGGCTTCTCACGTACTCAACTCCTTCTGGCCAGTATGAACTTTTATTGTCCCCTATTGACCCAACTTTATCTCCTGCACGAGAAGCTCAGACTGGTTCCTCTGTTAGGGATACTGAGAATGCATCTCATCCTGTAATTGATCCTATGGAGACTGATGTGCCGGCTGAAGAGAGAAACAATCAGTTTTTTCCTTTCAGTGACCCTGCATACTGGGAATTACCTTTCTTGCAAGGATGGTTGATTGGCCAAAGCCAAGCAGGCCGACGAGCTATTCATCCAGAGCATAGTGGTGCCACGAACAGTGTATCGGCTTATGGTGAAGTAGAACATCCTCCTGCAGTTCCGGCAGTCATTTCAAACAGTAATCATCCAAGGTCTGGAAGATCTGGTTCTCGCCACCGTTCTTCACGCTCTAGAGCGATACCTGTTGCCGGATCTAGTGATAGTGCTGCTCCCATTAATATTGTACATGATGAAAGTGATTCTCAGGCTTTTATGAGTCGATTCCAGTCAGAGATAGCTACTTCACTGACTGCAGCAGCAGCTTCTGAATTGCCTTGTACTGTGAAACTCAGAGTATGGCCTTATGATGTTAAGGCTCCATGTGCTCCGCTTGATGCTGAAAAATGTCGCTTAATCATACCACATGCTGTGCTTTGTAG TGAAATGGGCGCCCACTTTTCACCATGTGGGAGATTCTTAGCAGCTTGTGTTGCATGTATTCTGCCCAACATGGAAGCTGATCCTGGTTTTCACGGACAATTTCGTCATGATGCTGCAACTTCACCTACCAGGCATCCAATTGCAGCCCATCGGGTTATGTATGAGCTACGGATATATTCCTTGGAGGAGGCAAC GTTTGGTTCAGTGCTTGTATCTCGAGCAATTAGAGCTGCTCATTGTTTGACTTCTATTCAG TTCTCTCCAACTTCTGAGCATCTTTTACTTGCCTATGGGCGTCGCCACGGTTCACTTCTGAAAAGTATAGTGATTGATGGAGATACAACTGTACCAGTTTACACGATTCTTGAG GTCTATAGAGTTTCGGATATGGAACTTGTGAGAGTTCTTCCCAGTGCGGAGGATGAGGTTAATGTCGCTTGTTTCCATCCTTTGGTTGGTGGTGGCCTAGTATATGGAACCAAG GAAGGAAAATTGAGAATCCTCCAATTTGATAAATCAAATGGTTTGGACGGGACAGTATCCTGTTTCCCTGATGAAGACATGCTTGAG GTCTCAACATATGCTTTAGAAGGCTAG
- the LOC132610352 gene encoding uncharacterized protein LOC132610352 isoform X3, whose product MRANSSFWAENSSSDSSTSNSVVPRNSIAQNPNCKHSCGNVFQLLTRREVSPRTKRSSKKFWGETSKCSVHSNALKSQVGRDPRRSLISWVEAESLRHFSANYCPLLPPPRSTIAAAFSPDGKTLASTHGDHTVKIIDCQSGKCLKVLSGHRRTPWVVRFHPLYSEILASGSLDHEVRLWDAKTAECIGSRDFYRPIASIAFHAQGEVLAVASGHKLYMWHYNRRGEASSPAIVLKTRRSLRAVHFHPHGAPFLLTAEVNDLDSSDSSMTLATSPGNLRYPPPTVYLTDAHSTYRSASANELPIMSLPFMIWPSNARGDPRLPLQQSNADMGSDSTQNRADTSASVRLLTYSTPSGQDTENASHPVIDPMETDVPAEERNNQFFPFSDPAYWELPFLQGWLIGQSQAGRRAIHPEHSGATNSVSAYGEVEHPPAVPAVISNSNHPRSGRSGSRHRSSRSRAIPVAGSSDSAAPINIVHDESDSQAFMSRFQSEIATSLTAAAASELPCTVKLRVWPYDVKAPCAPLDAEKCRLIIPHAVLCSEMGAHFSPCGRFLAACVACILPNMEADPGFHGQFRHDAATSPTRHPIAAHRVMYELRIYSLEEATFGSVLVSRAIRAAHCLTSIQFSPTSEHLLLAYGRRHGSLLKSIVIDGDTTVPVYTILEVYRVSDMELVRVLPSAEDEVNVACFHPLVGGGLVYGTKEGKLRILQFDKSNGLDGTVSCFPDEDMLEVSTYALEG is encoded by the exons ATGAGGGCAAATTCGTCTTTTTGGGCTGAGAATTCAAGTAGTGATTCATCAACGTCAAATTCGGTTGTTCCACGGAATTCGATTGCGCAAAACCCTAATTGCAAACACAG CTGCGGTAACGTCTTTCAGCTTTTAACGAGGAGGGAGGTATCTCCTCGAACTAAACGCAGCTCTAAGAAGTTTTGGGGTGAGACCTCTAAATGTTCTGTTCATTCCAATGCGTTAAAAAGCCAAGTAGGAAGAGACCCAAGACGGAGTCTTATATCATG GGTAGAGGCAGAGTCATTGAGACACTTTTCAGCTAACTATTGTCCACTGTTGCCTCCGCCTAGGTCTACTATAGCTGCGGCATTCAGTCCTGATGGAAAGACACTTGCTTCTACTCA TGGAGATCACACGGTAAAGATAATTGATTGCCAAAGCGGGAAATGCTTAAAGGTGTTAAGTGGACATCGCAGGACTCCTTGGGTG GTTCGTTTCCATCCACTGTACTCTGAGATACTTGCAAGTGGAAGTTTGGACCATGAAGTTCGTTTATGGGATGCAAAAACTGCCGAGTGTATAGGATCGCGTGATTTTT ACCGTCCTATAGCATCCATTGCCTTCCATGCCCAAGGGGAAGTTCTCGCTGTTGCTTCAGGGCACAAG CTTTATATGTGGCACTACAACAGAAGAGGGGAGGCATCTTCTCCAGCTATTGTACTAAAGACAAGACGTTCACTTCGTGCTGTGCATTTCCACCCACATGGCGCACCATTTCTCTTAACAGCTGAG GTCAATGATCTGGACTCATCAGATTCGTCAATGACGCTTGCAACTTCTCCCGGTAACTTGCGGTACCCTCCTCCTACTGTGTATTTGACAGATGCTCACTCCACTTATCGATCTGCTTCAGCAAATGAACTACCCATCATGTCTCTACCATTCATGATTTGGCCATCAAACGCTAGAGGTGATCCTAGATTGCCTTTGCAGCAGAGCAATGCAGACATGGGTTCTGACAGTACACAGAACAGAGCAGACACTTCTGCATCTGTCCGGCTTCTCACGTACTCAACTCCTTCTGGCCA GGATACTGAGAATGCATCTCATCCTGTAATTGATCCTATGGAGACTGATGTGCCGGCTGAAGAGAGAAACAATCAGTTTTTTCCTTTCAGTGACCCTGCATACTGGGAATTACCTTTCTTGCAAGGATGGTTGATTGGCCAAAGCCAAGCAGGCCGACGAGCTATTCATCCAGAGCATAGTGGTGCCACGAACAGTGTATCGGCTTATGGTGAAGTAGAACATCCTCCTGCAGTTCCGGCAGTCATTTCAAACAGTAATCATCCAAGGTCTGGAAGATCTGGTTCTCGCCACCGTTCTTCACGCTCTAGAGCGATACCTGTTGCCGGATCTAGTGATAGTGCTGCTCCCATTAATATTGTACATGATGAAAGTGATTCTCAGGCTTTTATGAGTCGATTCCAGTCAGAGATAGCTACTTCACTGACTGCAGCAGCAGCTTCTGAATTGCCTTGTACTGTGAAACTCAGAGTATGGCCTTATGATGTTAAGGCTCCATGTGCTCCGCTTGATGCTGAAAAATGTCGCTTAATCATACCACATGCTGTGCTTTGTAG TGAAATGGGCGCCCACTTTTCACCATGTGGGAGATTCTTAGCAGCTTGTGTTGCATGTATTCTGCCCAACATGGAAGCTGATCCTGGTTTTCACGGACAATTTCGTCATGATGCTGCAACTTCACCTACCAGGCATCCAATTGCAGCCCATCGGGTTATGTATGAGCTACGGATATATTCCTTGGAGGAGGCAAC GTTTGGTTCAGTGCTTGTATCTCGAGCAATTAGAGCTGCTCATTGTTTGACTTCTATTCAG TTCTCTCCAACTTCTGAGCATCTTTTACTTGCCTATGGGCGTCGCCACGGTTCACTTCTGAAAAGTATAGTGATTGATGGAGATACAACTGTACCAGTTTACACGATTCTTGAG GTCTATAGAGTTTCGGATATGGAACTTGTGAGAGTTCTTCCCAGTGCGGAGGATGAGGTTAATGTCGCTTGTTTCCATCCTTTGGTTGGTGGTGGCCTAGTATATGGAACCAAG GAAGGAAAATTGAGAATCCTCCAATTTGATAAATCAAATGGTTTGGACGGGACAGTATCCTGTTTCCCTGATGAAGACATGCTTGAG GTCTCAACATATGCTTTAGAAGGCTAG
- the LOC132610352 gene encoding uncharacterized protein LOC132610352 isoform X2, with protein MRANSSFWAENSSSDSSTSNSVVPRNSIAQNPNCKHSCGNVFQLLTRREVSPRTKRSSKKFWGETSKCSVHSNALKSQVGRDPRRSLISWVEAESLRHFSANYCPLLPPPRSTIAAAFSPDGKTLASTHGDHTVKIIDCQSGKCLKVLSGHRRTPWVVRFHPLYSEILASGSLDHEVRLWDAKTAECIGSRDFYRPIASIAFHAQGEVLAVASGHKLYMWHYNRRGEASSPAIVLKTRRSLRAVHFHPHGAPFLLTAEVNDLDSSDSSMTLATSPANELPIMSLPFMIWPSNARGDPRLPLQQSNADMGSDSTQNRADTSASVRLLTYSTPSGQYELLLSPIDPTLSPAREAQTGSSVRDTENASHPVIDPMETDVPAEERNNQFFPFSDPAYWELPFLQGWLIGQSQAGRRAIHPEHSGATNSVSAYGEVEHPPAVPAVISNSNHPRSGRSGSRHRSSRSRAIPVAGSSDSAAPINIVHDESDSQAFMSRFQSEIATSLTAAAASELPCTVKLRVWPYDVKAPCAPLDAEKCRLIIPHAVLCSEMGAHFSPCGRFLAACVACILPNMEADPGFHGQFRHDAATSPTRHPIAAHRVMYELRIYSLEEATFGSVLVSRAIRAAHCLTSIQFSPTSEHLLLAYGRRHGSLLKSIVIDGDTTVPVYTILEVYRVSDMELVRVLPSAEDEVNVACFHPLVGGGLVYGTKEGKLRILQFDKSNGLDGTVSCFPDEDMLEVSTYALEG; from the exons ATGAGGGCAAATTCGTCTTTTTGGGCTGAGAATTCAAGTAGTGATTCATCAACGTCAAATTCGGTTGTTCCACGGAATTCGATTGCGCAAAACCCTAATTGCAAACACAG CTGCGGTAACGTCTTTCAGCTTTTAACGAGGAGGGAGGTATCTCCTCGAACTAAACGCAGCTCTAAGAAGTTTTGGGGTGAGACCTCTAAATGTTCTGTTCATTCCAATGCGTTAAAAAGCCAAGTAGGAAGAGACCCAAGACGGAGTCTTATATCATG GGTAGAGGCAGAGTCATTGAGACACTTTTCAGCTAACTATTGTCCACTGTTGCCTCCGCCTAGGTCTACTATAGCTGCGGCATTCAGTCCTGATGGAAAGACACTTGCTTCTACTCA TGGAGATCACACGGTAAAGATAATTGATTGCCAAAGCGGGAAATGCTTAAAGGTGTTAAGTGGACATCGCAGGACTCCTTGGGTG GTTCGTTTCCATCCACTGTACTCTGAGATACTTGCAAGTGGAAGTTTGGACCATGAAGTTCGTTTATGGGATGCAAAAACTGCCGAGTGTATAGGATCGCGTGATTTTT ACCGTCCTATAGCATCCATTGCCTTCCATGCCCAAGGGGAAGTTCTCGCTGTTGCTTCAGGGCACAAG CTTTATATGTGGCACTACAACAGAAGAGGGGAGGCATCTTCTCCAGCTATTGTACTAAAGACAAGACGTTCACTTCGTGCTGTGCATTTCCACCCACATGGCGCACCATTTCTCTTAACAGCTGAG GTCAATGATCTGGACTCATCAGATTCGTCAATGACGCTTGCAACTTCTCCCG CAAATGAACTACCCATCATGTCTCTACCATTCATGATTTGGCCATCAAACGCTAGAGGTGATCCTAGATTGCCTTTGCAGCAGAGCAATGCAGACATGGGTTCTGACAGTACACAGAACAGAGCAGACACTTCTGCATCTGTCCGGCTTCTCACGTACTCAACTCCTTCTGGCCAGTATGAACTTTTATTGTCCCCTATTGACCCAACTTTATCTCCTGCACGAGAAGCTCAGACTGGTTCCTCTGTTAGGGATACTGAGAATGCATCTCATCCTGTAATTGATCCTATGGAGACTGATGTGCCGGCTGAAGAGAGAAACAATCAGTTTTTTCCTTTCAGTGACCCTGCATACTGGGAATTACCTTTCTTGCAAGGATGGTTGATTGGCCAAAGCCAAGCAGGCCGACGAGCTATTCATCCAGAGCATAGTGGTGCCACGAACAGTGTATCGGCTTATGGTGAAGTAGAACATCCTCCTGCAGTTCCGGCAGTCATTTCAAACAGTAATCATCCAAGGTCTGGAAGATCTGGTTCTCGCCACCGTTCTTCACGCTCTAGAGCGATACCTGTTGCCGGATCTAGTGATAGTGCTGCTCCCATTAATATTGTACATGATGAAAGTGATTCTCAGGCTTTTATGAGTCGATTCCAGTCAGAGATAGCTACTTCACTGACTGCAGCAGCAGCTTCTGAATTGCCTTGTACTGTGAAACTCAGAGTATGGCCTTATGATGTTAAGGCTCCATGTGCTCCGCTTGATGCTGAAAAATGTCGCTTAATCATACCACATGCTGTGCTTTGTAG TGAAATGGGCGCCCACTTTTCACCATGTGGGAGATTCTTAGCAGCTTGTGTTGCATGTATTCTGCCCAACATGGAAGCTGATCCTGGTTTTCACGGACAATTTCGTCATGATGCTGCAACTTCACCTACCAGGCATCCAATTGCAGCCCATCGGGTTATGTATGAGCTACGGATATATTCCTTGGAGGAGGCAAC GTTTGGTTCAGTGCTTGTATCTCGAGCAATTAGAGCTGCTCATTGTTTGACTTCTATTCAG TTCTCTCCAACTTCTGAGCATCTTTTACTTGCCTATGGGCGTCGCCACGGTTCACTTCTGAAAAGTATAGTGATTGATGGAGATACAACTGTACCAGTTTACACGATTCTTGAG GTCTATAGAGTTTCGGATATGGAACTTGTGAGAGTTCTTCCCAGTGCGGAGGATGAGGTTAATGTCGCTTGTTTCCATCCTTTGGTTGGTGGTGGCCTAGTATATGGAACCAAG GAAGGAAAATTGAGAATCCTCCAATTTGATAAATCAAATGGTTTGGACGGGACAGTATCCTGTTTCCCTGATGAAGACATGCTTGAG GTCTCAACATATGCTTTAGAAGGCTAG
- the LOC132610352 gene encoding uncharacterized protein LOC132610352 isoform X1, producing the protein MRANSSFWAENSSSDSSTSNSVVPRNSIAQNPNCKHSCGNVFQLLTRREVSPRTKRSSKKFWGETSKCSVHSNALKSQVGRDPRRSLISWVEAESLRHFSANYCPLLPPPRSTIAAAFSPDGKTLASTHGDHTVKIIDCQSGKCLKVLSGHRRTPWVVRFHPLYSEILASGSLDHEVRLWDAKTAECIGSRDFYRPIASIAFHAQGEVLAVASGHKLYMWHYNRRGEASSPAIVLKTRRSLRAVHFHPHGAPFLLTAEVNDLDSSDSSMTLATSPGNLRYPPPTVYLTDAHSTYRSASANELPIMSLPFMIWPSNARGDPRLPLQQSNADMGSDSTQNRADTSASVRLLTYSTPSGQYELLLSPIDPTLSPAREAQTGSSVRDTENASHPVIDPMETDVPAEERNNQFFPFSDPAYWELPFLQGWLIGQSQAGRRAIHPEHSGATNSVSAYGEVEHPPAVPAVISNSNHPRSGRSGSRHRSSRSRAIPVAGSSDSAAPINIVHDESDSQAFMSRFQSEIATSLTAAAASELPCTVKLRVWPYDVKAPCAPLDAEKCRLIIPHAVLCSEMGAHFSPCGRFLAACVACILPNMEADPGFHGQFRHDAATSPTRHPIAAHRVMYELRIYSLEEATFGSVLVSRAIRAAHCLTSIQFSPTSEHLLLAYGRRHGSLLKSIVIDGDTTVPVYTILEVYRVSDMELVRVLPSAEDEVNVACFHPLVGGGLVYGTKEGKLRILQFDKSNGLDGTVSCFPDEDMLEVSTYALEG; encoded by the exons ATGAGGGCAAATTCGTCTTTTTGGGCTGAGAATTCAAGTAGTGATTCATCAACGTCAAATTCGGTTGTTCCACGGAATTCGATTGCGCAAAACCCTAATTGCAAACACAG CTGCGGTAACGTCTTTCAGCTTTTAACGAGGAGGGAGGTATCTCCTCGAACTAAACGCAGCTCTAAGAAGTTTTGGGGTGAGACCTCTAAATGTTCTGTTCATTCCAATGCGTTAAAAAGCCAAGTAGGAAGAGACCCAAGACGGAGTCTTATATCATG GGTAGAGGCAGAGTCATTGAGACACTTTTCAGCTAACTATTGTCCACTGTTGCCTCCGCCTAGGTCTACTATAGCTGCGGCATTCAGTCCTGATGGAAAGACACTTGCTTCTACTCA TGGAGATCACACGGTAAAGATAATTGATTGCCAAAGCGGGAAATGCTTAAAGGTGTTAAGTGGACATCGCAGGACTCCTTGGGTG GTTCGTTTCCATCCACTGTACTCTGAGATACTTGCAAGTGGAAGTTTGGACCATGAAGTTCGTTTATGGGATGCAAAAACTGCCGAGTGTATAGGATCGCGTGATTTTT ACCGTCCTATAGCATCCATTGCCTTCCATGCCCAAGGGGAAGTTCTCGCTGTTGCTTCAGGGCACAAG CTTTATATGTGGCACTACAACAGAAGAGGGGAGGCATCTTCTCCAGCTATTGTACTAAAGACAAGACGTTCACTTCGTGCTGTGCATTTCCACCCACATGGCGCACCATTTCTCTTAACAGCTGAG GTCAATGATCTGGACTCATCAGATTCGTCAATGACGCTTGCAACTTCTCCCGGTAACTTGCGGTACCCTCCTCCTACTGTGTATTTGACAGATGCTCACTCCACTTATCGATCTGCTTCAGCAAATGAACTACCCATCATGTCTCTACCATTCATGATTTGGCCATCAAACGCTAGAGGTGATCCTAGATTGCCTTTGCAGCAGAGCAATGCAGACATGGGTTCTGACAGTACACAGAACAGAGCAGACACTTCTGCATCTGTCCGGCTTCTCACGTACTCAACTCCTTCTGGCCAGTATGAACTTTTATTGTCCCCTATTGACCCAACTTTATCTCCTGCACGAGAAGCTCAGACTGGTTCCTCTGTTAGGGATACTGAGAATGCATCTCATCCTGTAATTGATCCTATGGAGACTGATGTGCCGGCTGAAGAGAGAAACAATCAGTTTTTTCCTTTCAGTGACCCTGCATACTGGGAATTACCTTTCTTGCAAGGATGGTTGATTGGCCAAAGCCAAGCAGGCCGACGAGCTATTCATCCAGAGCATAGTGGTGCCACGAACAGTGTATCGGCTTATGGTGAAGTAGAACATCCTCCTGCAGTTCCGGCAGTCATTTCAAACAGTAATCATCCAAGGTCTGGAAGATCTGGTTCTCGCCACCGTTCTTCACGCTCTAGAGCGATACCTGTTGCCGGATCTAGTGATAGTGCTGCTCCCATTAATATTGTACATGATGAAAGTGATTCTCAGGCTTTTATGAGTCGATTCCAGTCAGAGATAGCTACTTCACTGACTGCAGCAGCAGCTTCTGAATTGCCTTGTACTGTGAAACTCAGAGTATGGCCTTATGATGTTAAGGCTCCATGTGCTCCGCTTGATGCTGAAAAATGTCGCTTAATCATACCACATGCTGTGCTTTGTAG TGAAATGGGCGCCCACTTTTCACCATGTGGGAGATTCTTAGCAGCTTGTGTTGCATGTATTCTGCCCAACATGGAAGCTGATCCTGGTTTTCACGGACAATTTCGTCATGATGCTGCAACTTCACCTACCAGGCATCCAATTGCAGCCCATCGGGTTATGTATGAGCTACGGATATATTCCTTGGAGGAGGCAAC GTTTGGTTCAGTGCTTGTATCTCGAGCAATTAGAGCTGCTCATTGTTTGACTTCTATTCAG TTCTCTCCAACTTCTGAGCATCTTTTACTTGCCTATGGGCGTCGCCACGGTTCACTTCTGAAAAGTATAGTGATTGATGGAGATACAACTGTACCAGTTTACACGATTCTTGAG GTCTATAGAGTTTCGGATATGGAACTTGTGAGAGTTCTTCCCAGTGCGGAGGATGAGGTTAATGTCGCTTGTTTCCATCCTTTGGTTGGTGGTGGCCTAGTATATGGAACCAAG GAAGGAAAATTGAGAATCCTCCAATTTGATAAATCAAATGGTTTGGACGGGACAGTATCCTGTTTCCCTGATGAAGACATGCTTGAG GTCTCAACATATGCTTTAGAAGGCTAG
- the LOC132610352 gene encoding uncharacterized protein LOC132610352 isoform X5, which translates to MERHLLLLSQSLFEYIDIGDHTVKIIDCQSGKCLKVLSGHRRTPWVVRFHPLYSEILASGSLDHEVRLWDAKTAECIGSRDFYRPIASIAFHAQGEVLAVASGHKLYMWHYNRRGEASSPAIVLKTRRSLRAVHFHPHGAPFLLTAEVNDLDSSDSSMTLATSPGNLRYPPPTVYLTDAHSTYRSASANELPIMSLPFMIWPSNARGDPRLPLQQSNADMGSDSTQNRADTSASVRLLTYSTPSGQYELLLSPIDPTLSPAREAQTGSSVRDTENASHPVIDPMETDVPAEERNNQFFPFSDPAYWELPFLQGWLIGQSQAGRRAIHPEHSGATNSVSAYGEVEHPPAVPAVISNSNHPRSGRSGSRHRSSRSRAIPVAGSSDSAAPINIVHDESDSQAFMSRFQSEIATSLTAAAASELPCTVKLRVWPYDVKAPCAPLDAEKCRLIIPHAVLCSEMGAHFSPCGRFLAACVACILPNMEADPGFHGQFRHDAATSPTRHPIAAHRVMYELRIYSLEEATFGSVLVSRAIRAAHCLTSIQFSPTSEHLLLAYGRRHGSLLKSIVIDGDTTVPVYTILEVYRVSDMELVRVLPSAEDEVNVACFHPLVGGGLVYGTKEGKLRILQFDKSNGLDGTVSCFPDEDMLEVSTYALEG; encoded by the exons ATGGAAAGACACTTGCTTCTACTCAGTCAGTCTCTCTTTGAATACATAGACAT TGGAGATCACACGGTAAAGATAATTGATTGCCAAAGCGGGAAATGCTTAAAGGTGTTAAGTGGACATCGCAGGACTCCTTGGGTG GTTCGTTTCCATCCACTGTACTCTGAGATACTTGCAAGTGGAAGTTTGGACCATGAAGTTCGTTTATGGGATGCAAAAACTGCCGAGTGTATAGGATCGCGTGATTTTT ACCGTCCTATAGCATCCATTGCCTTCCATGCCCAAGGGGAAGTTCTCGCTGTTGCTTCAGGGCACAAG CTTTATATGTGGCACTACAACAGAAGAGGGGAGGCATCTTCTCCAGCTATTGTACTAAAGACAAGACGTTCACTTCGTGCTGTGCATTTCCACCCACATGGCGCACCATTTCTCTTAACAGCTGAG GTCAATGATCTGGACTCATCAGATTCGTCAATGACGCTTGCAACTTCTCCCGGTAACTTGCGGTACCCTCCTCCTACTGTGTATTTGACAGATGCTCACTCCACTTATCGATCTGCTTCAGCAAATGAACTACCCATCATGTCTCTACCATTCATGATTTGGCCATCAAACGCTAGAGGTGATCCTAGATTGCCTTTGCAGCAGAGCAATGCAGACATGGGTTCTGACAGTACACAGAACAGAGCAGACACTTCTGCATCTGTCCGGCTTCTCACGTACTCAACTCCTTCTGGCCAGTATGAACTTTTATTGTCCCCTATTGACCCAACTTTATCTCCTGCACGAGAAGCTCAGACTGGTTCCTCTGTTAGGGATACTGAGAATGCATCTCATCCTGTAATTGATCCTATGGAGACTGATGTGCCGGCTGAAGAGAGAAACAATCAGTTTTTTCCTTTCAGTGACCCTGCATACTGGGAATTACCTTTCTTGCAAGGATGGTTGATTGGCCAAAGCCAAGCAGGCCGACGAGCTATTCATCCAGAGCATAGTGGTGCCACGAACAGTGTATCGGCTTATGGTGAAGTAGAACATCCTCCTGCAGTTCCGGCAGTCATTTCAAACAGTAATCATCCAAGGTCTGGAAGATCTGGTTCTCGCCACCGTTCTTCACGCTCTAGAGCGATACCTGTTGCCGGATCTAGTGATAGTGCTGCTCCCATTAATATTGTACATGATGAAAGTGATTCTCAGGCTTTTATGAGTCGATTCCAGTCAGAGATAGCTACTTCACTGACTGCAGCAGCAGCTTCTGAATTGCCTTGTACTGTGAAACTCAGAGTATGGCCTTATGATGTTAAGGCTCCATGTGCTCCGCTTGATGCTGAAAAATGTCGCTTAATCATACCACATGCTGTGCTTTGTAG TGAAATGGGCGCCCACTTTTCACCATGTGGGAGATTCTTAGCAGCTTGTGTTGCATGTATTCTGCCCAACATGGAAGCTGATCCTGGTTTTCACGGACAATTTCGTCATGATGCTGCAACTTCACCTACCAGGCATCCAATTGCAGCCCATCGGGTTATGTATGAGCTACGGATATATTCCTTGGAGGAGGCAAC GTTTGGTTCAGTGCTTGTATCTCGAGCAATTAGAGCTGCTCATTGTTTGACTTCTATTCAG TTCTCTCCAACTTCTGAGCATCTTTTACTTGCCTATGGGCGTCGCCACGGTTCACTTCTGAAAAGTATAGTGATTGATGGAGATACAACTGTACCAGTTTACACGATTCTTGAG GTCTATAGAGTTTCGGATATGGAACTTGTGAGAGTTCTTCCCAGTGCGGAGGATGAGGTTAATGTCGCTTGTTTCCATCCTTTGGTTGGTGGTGGCCTAGTATATGGAACCAAG GAAGGAAAATTGAGAATCCTCCAATTTGATAAATCAAATGGTTTGGACGGGACAGTATCCTGTTTCCCTGATGAAGACATGCTTGAG GTCTCAACATATGCTTTAGAAGGCTAG